The nucleotide window GCGCCTCGGGCGCGGCGATCAGGCCCAGGGCGTGCGCCGCCTCGCGCTGCGCGCTGCTGCCGCCGCGCACGGCCACCGGGCGCGCGTGGTAGCGGCGCAGTTCGGCCACCAGGGCGGCGAAGTCGATGGGCCCCGCCTCGTCCTGCACGGCGGCCAGGTCGATCAGCACGGGGTCGTTGTCGAAGAAGTCGGGCTCGCCCGCCAGCCGCTCGGCCAGCTCGGCGGCCAGTTGCGCGGCGTCGGTGGACTTGAGCACCACGGCCACCACAGGCAGATGGGCGCTCTTCAAGTCAAAGCTGGTGCGGGCGGGGCCCGGCGGGTCAACGGCCATGGGTGACGGTGCGCCCGCGAAGGCGCGGCGAAAAGTAGCCGGCAAGTGTAGCGCGCCCATTCCGCCACCGGCGCGCCGGCGACAGCGCCGCCGCGTGGCGCTACTCATAATGCCGCTCCATGCCCGCACGCCCGCGCCAGGACCACCTGGACACCCTCGCCATCGCCCTGCTGCTGGGCTGCTGCCTGTTCTGGGGCGCGCAGCAGGTGCTGGTCAAGGCCACGGTGGCCGAGGTGGCGCCGGTGTTCCAGGCCTTTGTGCGCTTTGCCATCGCCACCGCGGTGCTGGCGCCGTGGTGCCTGTGGCGCGGCGTGCCGCTGGGCACGGCGCGCGAGCCGCAGGGCGCCTGGCGCGCCGGACTGCTCGCCGGCGGCCTGTTCGCCGCCGAGTTCGCCTGCATCTACGTCGGCCTGCAGTACACGCCGGCCTCGCGGCTGACGGTGTTTTTGTACAGCGCGCCTTTTTGGGTGGCGCTGGTGCTGCCGCGCTTCCATCCCGCCGAGCGCCTGGTGGGCTGGCAATGGCTGGGGCTGGCCGGCGCCTTCGTGGGCGTGGCGCTGGCGCTGGGCGACGGCCTGCTGGGCGGGCACGCCGGCCCGCGCGCCTGGCTGGGCGATGTGCTGGGGCTGGCGGCCGGGCTGCTGTGGGGGCTGACCACGGTGGTCATCCGCAGCACGGCGCTTCAGCAGGTGGCGCCGGCCAAGCAGCTGCTGTACCAGGTGGCCCTGTCGGCGGCGGCGCTGCCGCTGGTGTCGCTGGCGCTGGGCGAGCGCTGGGACTGGGATTTCAGCGCCTTCGCCTGGGCGTCGATCCTGGCGCAGTCGCTGATCGGGGCGTTCGCCAGCTACCTGGCGTGGATGTGGCTGCTGGCGCACTATCCGGCCACGAAGATCTCGGTGTTCGTCTTCCTGACCCCCGTGTTCGCGCTGCTGGCCGGCGCCGCCTGGCTGCGCGAGCCGGTCACGCCAGGGCTGCTGGCGGCGCTGGCGCTGGTGGCGGCGGGCATCGTGCTGGTCAATCGCCGGCCACGCTCCCTGCCAGTCAAATAGGCCCTCAGTCGGCGCCAGTCAAGCGCAGGTAGCTATCAATAATGTAGTGCAAGAGCGCCGCTGCCCGGCCGGTCAAAGCTTGGGGATGCGGATGCGGCTGATCATCAGCGAGCCCGACAGCGCAAACAGCAGCACCAGCGGGTGCAGCGTGAAGCCGGCGACGTGCACGCTGCCCAGCCACAGGCCGCCCCGCAGCGCGCCCAAGGCGCCAGCCAGCGACAGCAGGCCCACCAGCACGATGGAGGTCGGGATCGGCGTGCCCTCGAAGTAGCTGACCTTGCCGCTGTCCGAGCCGGCCGAGAGCTGCTCGGCCGTGACGTTGTAGCGCGCCAGGCGCGAGACGCCGCAGGCGACGAAATACGCCAGCACGATGCGGTCCCACAGCCCCTGCATGCCGCAGGCATAGGCCAGCACGGCGGGCGCCACGCCGAACGAGATCACGTCGGCCAGCGAATCGAGCTCGCGCCCCATGGCCGAGGATTTGCGCCGCCAGCGCGCCACGCGGCCGTCGAGCACGTCGAAGACCAGCGCCGCCAGCACCAGCGCGGCGGCGAAGTGCACGTGGCGCACCTCGTCGGTCTCCAGGAAGCTCATGGCGGCAAACAGCGCGCCCACGCCGCAGACGGCGTTGCCCAGGGTGAACCAATCCGCCAGATGGAACTGGCGGATCATGGAAAAGGGCTGGCGGGGTGGCAGGGGCGCGGCGGGAGAGGGCATGCGCGCCATTGTCGGGCGCAGCCGGCGGCGCGGTATGTCGGACGCTGGCGCGTTGCAGGCGCGGCCTGCGGGCCGGCGCGCCGCCGGCTATTGAAAGCGCGGCCTGCGCTTTTCGATGAACGCGGTGACGGCCTCGCGGTGGTCGGCCGTCTTGTGCGCCACGGCCTGGCAGGCGGCCGACAGCTCCAGCAGCGTGGCCAGCGAGTTGCCCTGGCCCTCGCGCAGCAAGCGCTTGGTCATGCGCATCACCGCGCCGGGGTTGGCGGCGATCTTCTCGGCCAGCTGGCGCGCCGTGGGCAGCAGTTCTTCGGGCGCGACCACGCGGCTGACCAGACCGCAGGCCAGCGCTTCGCGCGCATCGATGGCCTCGCCGGTGAAGGCCATCTCGCTGGCGCGGGCCATGCCGACGGCGCGCGGCAGCAGCCAGGCACCGCCATCGCCCGGCACGATGCCCACGCGCACGAAGCTCTCGGCAAAGGTGGCGCTCTCGCTGGCGATGCGGATGTCGCACATGCAGGTCAGGTCCAGCCCGGCGCCGATGGCCGGGCCGTTGACGGCGCAGATGACGGGCACGTCCAGCTGCGCCAGCGCCAGCGGGATGCGCTGGATGCCCTGGCGGTATTCCTCGCGGATCAGGTCGGGCGTGAGCGCGTCGTCGAAAAAGCGCTGCATGTCCTTGACGTTGCCGCCCGAGCTGAAGACGGGTCCGGCGCCCGTCAGGATGATGGCCTTGACGCTGGCGTCGCGCTGCACGTCCTGGCACAGCTGCACGAACTCGTCGACCGCCGTGTTGCCGGTCAGCGCGTTGCGCGTCTCGGGCTGGTTCATGGTGACGGTGAGGATGGCGCCATCGCGCGCTATGGTCAGGAAAGGCATGCGGGGGTCTCCGTAAACAGGGGTTTTGGGTCAAAAGCGGCTTGAGTCGGCGTGTATCAATCGCGGACAGCTATATATTTCATAGTGCTTCGACGTCGGTGATGCGCCGCACCACGTCCAGCGTCAGGCCGCCGTGGCCCAGCAGTTCGCGTCCCGCCAC belongs to Melaminivora suipulveris and includes:
- a CDS encoding crotonase/enoyl-CoA hydratase family protein; amino-acid sequence: MPFLTIARDGAILTVTMNQPETRNALTGNTAVDEFVQLCQDVQRDASVKAIILTGAGPVFSSGGNVKDMQRFFDDALTPDLIREEYRQGIQRIPLALAQLDVPVICAVNGPAIGAGLDLTCMCDIRIASESATFAESFVRVGIVPGDGGAWLLPRAVGMARASEMAFTGEAIDAREALACGLVSRVVAPEELLPTARQLAEKIAANPGAVMRMTKRLLREGQGNSLATLLELSAACQAVAHKTADHREAVTAFIEKRRPRFQ
- a CDS encoding DMT family transporter encodes the protein MPARPRQDHLDTLAIALLLGCCLFWGAQQVLVKATVAEVAPVFQAFVRFAIATAVLAPWCLWRGVPLGTAREPQGAWRAGLLAGGLFAAEFACIYVGLQYTPASRLTVFLYSAPFWVALVLPRFHPAERLVGWQWLGLAGAFVGVALALGDGLLGGHAGPRAWLGDVLGLAAGLLWGLTTVVIRSTALQQVAPAKQLLYQVALSAAALPLVSLALGERWDWDFSAFAWASILAQSLIGAFASYLAWMWLLAHYPATKISVFVFLTPVFALLAGAAWLREPVTPGLLAALALVAAGIVLVNRRPRSLPVK
- the pssA gene encoding CDP-diacylglycerol--serine O-phosphatidyltransferase, with amino-acid sequence MPSPAAPLPPRQPFSMIRQFHLADWFTLGNAVCGVGALFAAMSFLETDEVRHVHFAAALVLAALVFDVLDGRVARWRRKSSAMGRELDSLADVISFGVAPAVLAYACGMQGLWDRIVLAYFVACGVSRLARYNVTAEQLSAGSDSGKVSYFEGTPIPTSIVLVGLLSLAGALGALRGGLWLGSVHVAGFTLHPLVLLFALSGSLMISRIRIPKL